The Ficedula albicollis isolate OC2 chromosome 5, FicAlb1.5, whole genome shotgun sequence genome includes the window cccccccccccccccccccccccccccccccccccccccccccccccccccccccccccccccccccccccccccccccccccccccccccccccccccccccccccccccccccccacctttctcatttctcattaGGCTTTTTCAGAGGGCTGAATCCTTCACTTGTCCTGTTAGGGCAATTACAGACATATGTACAAGTTTACCACAAAGATTGTGAAGTCCTAAAGGGGATACATTAAGTTGTTTACTTAAATTAAATGTAAGCCTGCTTTACCTTTGGGGAAACTGTTTATTTGTGCAAAAATATATGGAAACCAACAACAAATTAATTCAAGTAAACTGCAAATGTGgttaatattaattttctattaGAGGCTTTGACTTAGTTATTTTAACTGGTACCATTTAGTATGTAAATCAAATGTTATTTACTGGCTGATTTaacatttaatgtttttaatagAAGCCATTCTTACTAAATTAAGactaaaaaatcaaaattttattgctttctttcaCCTTAGATGCATTGGTTCACAATTTTACTGAGGCTGTAAGAGCTGGAGACTATCATCACTACTATGAACTGCTAGGTTTCAAAGACAAACTGTTCCAGATTATAGCAGATGCTCTACAGGTATACTGTGGACTAGAGATGCATCAATTGCAGGTTTTTATGCACCTCCCTTAATGAGTTTCTTCAGTGTTAGTAACTGCCCAAAATTGCTGTGTCAGGAGGAAAATGGTCATTAGTATTAACCTAGCTCTTTGAGAGCATAAATGTGGTATGTGTACCAAAAAATCTCTCATGCTGCACTGGAAATGAAAATCCCCACCTAGTTAAAACTGCTGATGCTATTAATGTGTGTTTTGTTCAAGAATGGGATGACAGGGTGCTTTGTTTCTGCCTACATCTAGTCCCTAAAAATGCTGCACCTACCATGTCATTTCTGGAGCCTTTGCTCACTGCTCCTTTTAGCACACTGCTTCTGCCATTTTTGATGGCCATTGCTGTAGAGGTTTTAAGACAGAAatcacacagcagctccagctaCTGAGATTAAGTGTCCCAGGACACTGCTCATCCACAAGAAATGCAattgttttcaaaagaaaggtTTGCTCAGTCAAGCAAACAAAGCCAAGTCTTGAGCCATCAAATGCTCTACTAACTTTGGTAGGACTGTCTCCATGTTTAAAACTGGGCATACATACAAGAGAGGGATTTCTGCAGTCCTTTGCAAGAAGTTCTGAGATAAACTGTATAGTCTCAAGACAAATATAAGGATTTTCCCTAGATTAAAGTTTGGTTTAAGGGCAAAATAGGAAAGATAATCTTATTCATTTAAATGCTTACCAGTCATTTGTGGTCACAAATACCTAAGCAGCTCACCCTGAATCTTCCTCCTTCTCAGCTGTACCTTGTTTACTTTATTAGGCTTTTTTGAGAGTTTCTCTTTAAATCCCCTGCTATTAGGCTTTTTTAAGAGTTTCTCTTTAAATCCCCTGCACTCTTCTGGCCTCAAGGTAAATTGTGGGAACGTGGTTTTTCAGGGGTAAGTGACCACTCTTCTGGCCTCAAGGTAAATTGTGGGAATGTGGTTTCTCAGGGGTAAGTGattctgtccctgctgtttgAGATGTCCCCCCCATAAAGCAACTGTAGTAAGTTCTGTAGGAGGAATCTCTGTATCCCTTCATTCATCCCACCAAATGGCTGATCAGCACAGGGCAAAAAACAACCAGGTAGGGATTTACAATGCTGAGAGCATTTGCTCTGTCTTTTTTATATGTATTATAACAAGAATGTAGAAGGATCAAGAGAAATCAAAAATGAGCCTTATGGCCAGAAGGACTGCCTTGCTCCTGGCTTGCCAAGGTGAAACTGCTATGAGCTGTCATTTGTAAAGCAGCTAGAAGTGTTCCTGTTGCTTACCTTAATGTGAAggttgctgttttttctgtgtctctgtagGAATTATGAGTTGTGAAGAACTTTGCTAATCCATGCACCTCCTCGTTGTCTCGtagagcaggaaaatgggacCAGGCCAAGCCATGGAGAGTCTGCTATCAAGCATGAACTTCTCAAATCACCACAAAACAGTGTCTAGAAGATCTGTTCCAAGGGCCAACAAATGCATTCAAGTTAATATGGACTTGGAAGAGGAGAACCCCAGTGCAAACCTGAGCCTTTCTCCAACAACTGGCCTTTCTGGGAAGTCAGAGAATTGTGCAGGGAACACATCACCTTCCCAGAAAGATGTTCTCTCTTCCTCCCAAGAGCAGCCTGTCACGCCAGCTCTGCTaccacagctgcctgcacctCCACCCTTACCTCCTGGGTGCAAGGTGCCTCTTCCCCCTGTCTCCAAGCTCCCATCTCCTCAGCCATGCAGCAGTCCTGGGTGCAGCCATCCTGCCTGTGGATgtggggagcagccccacacGAAGACCCCGACACTGAGGATGAAGGTGCTCCACTGGCAGAAGCTCCCCTCTGACGTGGTGAGAGGTACGTGCTTGTTTGTGACACTGGGCTGATGGGCTCATAACTGCAGCCAAAGGAAAGCACTGATGTTGGGGGATTCACTCATAAGTCAGGTCACACATGTGGTCCTATTGCTTGCTCTCAATCataatcacaaaataaatatggaaagGCAATCCTCTGCCAATTACTGCAGGAAACAGTAGTCCGGGAGAAGCTCTGAGCTGAagctctgtggctgctgaagTTACCTTCTCTTAACCTTTCATCCTCTATTTGTTACTTGTTAAAGGGGTGTTGTGAGTCTGCACTGATTGAGGTTAGCAAAACATTCTGTGTGGAGTGGAAAGATCCTTTGAATGGTCATGTTCTGTAGCCCTTCTTAATGAACTGCTGGCACATCATCAGTGAGTGAAGTCTCAGCTGaagcttttgctttgttttttatgttCTTGTACAGTCAGAAGATGCATCAGCCAAGACCTGAGGCTGAACACTCTTGTGAATAAGGCTGGGAAATGTGTACCCTCAGGGTAGCCCCCAGCTTAATTTTACACTAACTGCAGGCACATGATTTGTGTGGtgtttcacacacacacaaaataaccCTAAGAGTCTGTGGTTACCATGTACTAAAGGAGCTTGAAAGTCTTGTTCACATCTccagttttgctgcattttttaatattcagttCACACAACACAGATCTCAGTTGTTCTTCCTTGCCTGTCTCCAAGACAAGGGGACATCAGGGGCAAGAACTTGCTGCTAtgataaaatatattaacaCAGATGTAAAAAAACTGAGCCAAAGACTGCTTTCTTGTGCAGAGACACAAACTGAGATTCACCCCCAATGCATCCAGTGTCACTGCTGCAATCTCTCCTAAAGCAAAAGGAGGTGAGATCCTATCTTAAAGGTTCCAGTATACAAGTTCATGTTTTGAAGTTCTATTTGTTAATTGGAAAGGTCCTGATGATTCTGACAGTAATTTTGGGCTTGGGAGTCTTTGTCTCTTGCAAAAAGAGATGTTTACCTAATTGGATGCAGTATCTCTTGTTTTGGTGCCACAATCCTTCAAAGTGATGCTGGTCAACAAGAGCAAAAACAATTTGGAGCAGCCCATTAAGTTCACCTGCTGCCTTCAGCTCAGTGAATTGAATGTGGCAGTAGTCTTCCAGGTTTAATTAGGCTTCAGACCTTTGGGATGCTCTCTCTGGGAGCTGTCACTCTTAAATAATACACATTTGTCCAGGGCTAATGAGCATCATATTTCATTCATCTTTGAAAGTGTTTTCCCTTTTACAAATCACAGTGCCTTGAAAGTGCTCCTCAACCTCTGTGGTCCATCTtgagcttttcttctcttccagaAAGCCACTCCATATGGACTGCAAGGCCAAGAAGCAGCAAGGAACCTGTGGAACCTGACTATGCAAGCTTGGAGCTTCTTTTCTCTGTCCCACCAACAAGATCTACAGAGAAAACAAGgctaaagagaaggaaaacaaaagaggtACTTGGACTGCCCACTTTCTGTAGAAAATGGCAAAGTTCTTGGAAgtgaaaagtttatttattctttattgtCATCAATCATTTGTAATAAgaaattttgaagtgttttgagATCCACTGccttaaagaaaaacacaggggAGGTTTAGAATTAAACAGGTTGAAGTAACTCTGCTGAGTCCTCATCTGAGGCAGGGAGGACATGGGAACTTCAATATCAATTCTTATAAACTGGAATAAACAAATCAATTCCCTTCTCTATGCCTTTGCCTCTCTCTCTAAAGTAGATCTAATAGCCTGTATTGTTGTCAGTTACTTGGGGTTTGTACAAATCAATTCCCTTCTCTATGCCTttgcctttctctctttctaaaATAGATCTAATAGCCTGTATTAGTTACTTGGAGTTTGATCAATGAAGATTATTGATAATATTATCAAAAAAGAATTAATCTCACCCAATAAACAGACAAAAGCTTTAGAAAATCTGTTAAATCCAAGGTAAATGTAATTCTAgctgactgatttttttcctttttacagaTCACATTCATAGGTCCAAAGAAAAGCCTCCTT containing:
- the LOC101808027 gene encoding inverted formin-2-like; protein product: MGPGQAMESLLSSMNFSNHHKTVSRRSVPRANKCIQVNMDLEEENPSANLSLSPTTGLSGKSENCAGNTSPSQKDVLSSSQEQPVTPALLPQLPAPPPLPPGCKVPLPPVSKLPSPQPCSSPGCSHPACGCGEQPHTKTPTLRMKVLHWQKLPSDVVRESHSIWTARPRSSKEPVEPDYASLELLFSVPPTRSTEKTRLKRRKTKEITFIGPKKSLLLSIFLRQFKCSNEELAAMIQKGDRSQLDAEILRQLLKLLPEDQEINSLKSCKEEKSQLANADQFYLHILEVPRGMFLTSSLQDKSSDYYL